In Vanessa atalanta chromosome 3, ilVanAtal1.2, whole genome shotgun sequence, one genomic interval encodes:
- the LOC125077378 gene encoding frizzled-7: MERLFILYINALFQLFMLVKGSSVTVYQGDSLPQHGRCEPITIQFCQQLRYNQTIFPNLLNHAKQEDAGLDVHQYTPLVKVNCSPDLKFFLCSVYAPVCTILNEPIPPCRHLCESARHNCEELLNNFGLKWPKDLDCLRWPVVTDENVVCVGDNNVTHESRKPSVTKLPKVDYKNNYERDPTKLHGAKNIGFVCPVQFKIPESLDLEYSLKVGEKTEYNCGAPCNGMFFSEDEKTFARLWIGIWATLCAISCLFTVMTFLIDTDRFRYPERPIIFLSVCYLMVAAAYVMGWSAKDSVCCQGPFPSTISGTRLPNISVITQGTKHEPCTILFMVVYFFSMASSIWWVILTLTWFLAAGLKWGHEAIEANSQYFHLAAWAVPAIKTISILAMGKVDGDILSGVCYVGLWDAEALRGFVLAPLCAYLVLGTIFLFAGFVSLFRIRTVMKHDGTKTDKLEKLMIRIGIFGVLYTVPALIVIACLFYEQAHFDSWMGTWHRDMCSTPLYSIPCPFTHQETERPKFEMFMIKYLMTMIVGITSSFWIWSGKTLVSWHQFFDRIKGRRTEAYV, encoded by the exons ATGGAAAGacttttcattttgtatattaatgcaTTGTTTCAGTTGTTTATGTTAGTTAAAGGCTCAAGTGTGACGGTTTACCAAGGTGATAGCTTACCGCAACATGGACGATGTGAACCCATAACAATACAATTTTGCCAACAGTTAAGATATAATCAAACAATTTTTCCGAACTTGCTTAACCACGCCAAACAAGAAGATGCTGGCCTTGATGTCCATCAATATACACCGCTTGTTAAAGTTAACTGTTCACCAGatctaaaattctttttatgTTCGGTGTATGCTCCTGTTTGTACTATTTTGAATGAGCCAATACCACCTTGTCGTCATTTATGTGAATCGGCTAGACATAACTGTGAAGAACTGTTAAACAATTTTGGCTTGAAGTGGCCAAAGGATTTGGATTGTTTAAGGTGGCCAGTCGTAACCGACGAAAATGTTGTTTGTGTTGGAGATAATAATGTTACTCATGAATCAAGGAAGCCTTCTGTGACTAAGCTTCCTAAGGTTGACTACAAGAATAATTATGAAAGGGATCCCACAAAATTGCATGGAGCCAAAAACATTGGTTTTGTATGCCCCGTGCAATTTAAAATACCGGAAAGTTTAGATTTAGAATATTCTCTGAAAGTTGGGGAAAAAACTGAATATAATTGTGGAGCACCCTGCAATGGAATGTTTTTCAGTGAGGATGAAAAAACATTCGCCAGATTGTGGATTGGTATTTGGGCTACACTGTGTGCAATAAGTTGCTTATTTACTGTTATGACCTTTTTGATAGATACAGACCGATTTCGCTATCCAGAAAGGCCAATAATTTTCTTATCTGTTTGCTATCTAATGGTTGCTGCTGCATATGTAATGGGCTGGAGTGCTAAAGACAGTGTTTGTTGTCAAGGTCCATTTCCTTCAACCATTAGTGGTACAAGATTACCCAATATCTCAGTTATCACTCAAGGAACTAAACATGAACCATGCACAATTCTATTCATGGTAGTGTATTTCTTTAGTATGGCTTCGAGTATCTGGTGGGTAATATTAACCCTTACATGGTTTCTGGCTGCGGGTCTCAAATGGGGCCACGAAGCTATTGAAGCAAACTCTCAATATTTTCATTTGGCTGCTTGGGCAGTTCCGGCCatcaaaacaatttcaattttagCTATGGGTAAAGTTGATG GTGATATTTTGTCAGGAGTGTGCTACGTGGGACTGTGGGATGCTGAAGCTCTTCGAGGATTTGTGTTAGCACCATTATGTGCATATTTAGTTTTGGGcactatatttttgtttgctGGCTTTGTTTCACTGTTCCGGATAAGGACAGTTATGAAACATGATGGAACTAAAACTGATAAACTAGAAAAGTTAATGATACGAATTGGTATTTTTGGAGTACTATATACAGTTCCAGCTCTTATAGTAAtagcttgtttattttatgaacaagCTCATTTTGATAGTTGGATGGGAACTTGGCATCGCGATATGTGCTCTACTCCACTGTACTCCATACCATGTCCATTTACACATCAAGAAACTGAAAGGCctaaatttgaaatgtttatgaTCAAATATCTTATGACAATGATAGTTGGAATCACATCTAGTTTTTGGATTTGGTCAGGGAAGACATTAGTGTCTTGGCACCAGTTTTTCGATAGAATAAAAGGCAGAAGAACTGAAGCATATGTatga
- the LOC125077125 gene encoding protein transport protein Sec61 subunit beta has protein sequence MPAAPSSTSVGSGSRSPSKASAAPRSSSGGTVRQRKSTTTTTAARNRTTGAGSGGMWRFYTDDSPGVKVGPVPVLVMSLLFIASVFMLHIWGKYTRA, from the exons atg ccAGCCGCACCAAGTTCTACATCGGTGGGATCAGGAAGTCGTTCTCCGAGCAAGGCAAGTGCAGCTCCTCGATCTTCTAGTGGTGGTACCGTCAGACAACGTAAGTCAACTACTACCACTACAGCGGCCAGAAATCGTACCACTGGCGCTGGATCAGGTGGAATGTGGCGTTTCTATACAGATGATTCTCCTGGCGTCAAAGT ggGTCCAGTTCCAGTATTGGTTATGTCTTTGTTGTTCATTGCATCCGTATTTATGTTGCATATTTGGGGTAAATACACAAGAGCTTAA